The genomic region aacaactttaatgATGCATAATCACCAGTAGATGGCACTGATGCCCCATTTTAGATATGAGATCAACTAAGGAATGGGAAAAGGAaaaatctaactttttttttttactggttaAAGAAAAGTGTCTATTTTTCCATTTGGTAGCTTCAGTGTATATAATTGTTAACGGGTGATTACCTACAAAATTATGATACGTTTATGATCAGTtgtagatagaaatatactgtaatattaaatagaaaaagtcaaaatgaaccAAGTCCAAAATCattgaatttgtcaaaatgcaaaAATTTGAGGAATACTCCAGTCACTACAGAATATTTTTAGactctatcgattattcaatcgattaattgactatTCAGATTCATGCGAATTTTTGAATTAAGGTGTCTATTAACCAATCATGAGTCTTTTTCATACTTTGTATATGTACAGTGGTTTAGAAACAAaaaggtgggggtgggggatactatgttaccagttcggtcattgtttacccaaagtaaaaacagatgtttgcaaatgcctATTTTAATTCAACATAgatgataatcagtcttctttcatgaaggactacagaaatcagagagcaattactgttgatatgctcaAATcagcatttggacaattttaaagctCCAAACGatgacttgattattaaaagagtagttaattaatttgacagctctaaaaacaGTATCCAAAACAAGTACCGGTAATCATTTGCTAGGCACCAAATTATAAATCCCCCAGACTtatctcattcaaacccaaaaacatgtaaatacgttttttaatactttgtccttcactaccaaatacgtgtaaatacgtttttgtttttaattcaagagcataaaaaaggctttgatacagcttcttacatgaagaggtggcttaaagcaatagcagttattattaaaaaaaaaaaaaatccagtaggTGACAGCATAGTATAAGAAATCAGTCAGGGCCTTGTtggaacaagctctttttgacagtgttttcaccaagaATGGGAATATTGATgagttagctatattctaatgctaattgctgcaaaatggaaacagagaaaaacaaatgttttccctgatgataaaaaaaaaagagaaaaaaaaaagagtctaatctttcttttggaaggttccatgtttttatagcaatcgaacacaatattctatgggccttgcaaaatcagtcaaaatccacaataacagccgggagcgaacgggggttttgcttcagtgaaaatggctgcgagtgaatgagttaattgcaaaCTGATCAGTGGCTCAAATATTTTAATTGAAATCTAGTTTAAGACGAGTTACTGACGAGTTACTACGATTCAATCCAATTTACCTGTCTGACTTTTTCACTGCCGAGTGTAAGGATGTAAGCAATGACAGTCCACTCTTGTAGCGACGGCCATCGTTCCATCTTCACCAGGATGATGTAGTTGTATAACATCAGGTAGGCCAGATAGCATATCTGGAAACGGGATAGGACATTTTAAAGTTTCTTTCaagattttcaaaacaaattttttttatacttcatCAACAAAATGCACTGGCCCATCCTTCAATTGTAAAATTCACTCCTGCCATAAGAAATATTGTAATTTATTCCAGCACCGATGAAAACTTACTGTGTTGAACCAAAATTTGGTGAAAGGTGCGTCATAAAACTCAAATAATCTTTTGCCAATGGGGATTTTGCGGACGTTGGCGCTGCCTTCCTCTTCGTCTCCCTTCCGGGAAGTGGCGTCATTGGGGTCCTAGAATGCACAGTAGCATAACATTTGACTTCATGGGAACACTTTTGAGTGATGTTACATTCGCACAGAAAGAGGCTACCCCTGAATGTAAAATGATGCAATTTGTTTTTCTTACAGTGTAGAACCGAGAAccgaataaatgaatgaaatagaaaataaaatacctgAAAATAAAGCTAAAATGAAATACACTGTATGTGAAAAGGTTCATTtatacggaagaggattagggccagtgaagagagaaaaaaaaaagtttggcaggttTATGACTATTCTCTCTTTAacgcattcactgccagcccagcaaaaatgcatcatttgacgtctttttacgtcaatggcagtgaatgagttaaaatcagaattctgagaattctgactttaaagtgagaattcagagaataaagtcagaattttaactttaaagtaagaattccatccatccatccatccatccatccatccatccatccatccatccatccatccatccatccatccattttcttgaccgcttcttcctcccaagggtcgcggggggtgctggagcctatctcagctggctttgggcagtaggcggggtacaccctggactggttgccaaccaatcgcagtaagGTGAGAATTGtcactttaaaatcagaattccgagaataaagtgagaattctcacttcaaGTGAGAATTGTtacaagtcagaattctgagaataaagtgacaatcctgccaaacttttttttttctcttttcacttgccctaatcctcttctgtagattgaaccaaaaaaaaaaaaaaaacagacagcaGAAAGATCGGCGGTTTGGACCTTGCTAGATTTTGTGTCGTCGTCTTTCTCTTTTCCCTCTTCTTTGCCTCCAGGCACAGCGTAGGAGGCGTCATCCCCGAGACGGAAATCCAGCAGAAGAATCAGCGGAGGAAAAATGATTCCCAAAATGACCTaatgattcaaaacaaaaacacgatgTGATTGTGAATgagtgtgttattttttttaatttgtgaagCTATTGCACGCGAGGACCTTGAGGCCCGGGTTCTTGCCGATCCTCAGGCAGCCCATCCACATGTCGGTGAGCAACATCTGGCTGCAGGTGTGGGCGATGAAGTCTCGCTGCTTGGCGGCCACGGCCAACTTGAGGCAGGTGGAGTTGCTCCAGTTGACCAGCTCGTACGTCAGCAGCTTCATGGCCACCTGCTCGTCGTGCTTGTACGACTGGTCCAGCAGCTCGTAGGCCAGCTGGCCAAACTCTCTAAAGCGAACAACGACGTGATCAACATCGGAAGGTATACATCCGCTCATTTCCGTCATCATTAGGGTGGTGGTCGGATAAGATGGCGCCGGGATTGTATTGTATGATTGTTCGTACAAATTCTAAATGTATCATATTaagtacaagacattttgagtcctctatttcatgagtatgacattttttatccgattaaaaCCCTAATGTTTACGATCTGACACATGTGTTGCACacataatccattagagggcagtatcacccagctgatggctttcccagcgaccttgcaagatcgccccaattgagaaaggagagacacctgtACTTATTAATAGTTGGAAatgttctgatttttggaaatactactATGTTTTATATGtcggtttattattatatttttgacagttataaatgtacaaatttaaagcattgtgaccggatgtatcaaatatgacacaaaccaaaagtcatatgtgaaagttgattaaaaaaggaccaataaatactccaTTTACAaggaatcagaattttctctcatgCATTTCCTGGTTCAAGTTTTATAGGGTTAAGGTAAGAAATGCACCCAAATGGCAAGTTTGGGTGTTTGGGTTTCAAATCTGAAACTTGATCATTTCCACATAGTCAATGTTTAGTTGGTGCTAACAGGGATCCCACAGTTACCTTTTAAAAGAGTAACTACTTAATTGCTAGACTTCacttatcataaaaaaaaacaaaaaaaacttttttataaACATATTTAACTGTTAATAATGTAGTGGTAAAACCTGTATTTATaaacaatatatattataaaagtAATTCAAAATTCAGGGCCCTCCTACATTAGTCGCAGCTTCGCTTCACACAACCAGTTGGGACTTTGTAATGTAACATGCTGCGGCTCCAAATGTTTCTTCAAATTTGACCGAGTTTTCCTGTGggtattgttatattgtctaTCTTCATATATAGCTATATTTTTTGGGTTCAAATAGTTGTTGTTTAAAGGGTTGTAACTACAGCAACATTGTTGCTAGTTCCCTTAGCCTGCCTATTACGTTTTGCATTTtgtgttagcattcagctagcaGACTTTTGTAAATTATGTGCTTTGATTAAATGAATTTTAACTTGaacttgtaataaaaaaaaaacccaaaacattcGTATTATCCAGCAACTAGCTGAAGAGAGGTTGAAGgtttcacaagaaaaaaaaaacacaaataggaAGTCCATTTGaacaaataaaaccaaatcAGGACACCAACTTTGAGTTGTTCTCCAGATCTTGGGAGATGTCGTCCACGAGCTCGCTCTCAGAGCACTCGTGGGCCATGGCCTTGAACAGCTTGCAGGCCACCAGCGCCTTGGCCATGGCCTCTTCGCCGCGCTGCCACAGGAAGAGCGACATCTTCTGGCGCTTCATCAGCACCGCCCACAACATCAACTCGTGGAAGGGATACTTGAAGCGACACACCTCCGGGTCATCCACGTCAATGTCCACCTCttcctcctttttctttttcgcCTTTTTCTTGCCTTTCGGACGAGGCTCGTCATCCTACCAAGTAACAACATAAAAAGATGTTTTTCCcatattcatttcattttattacatCAACTGCCTCACCTCCATCCCGAGAAGCTTGAGGGCTTTTGGCTGAAATGACAGGAGAGCGCGTGGACGTTAGTTTCAAACAGACAAATCACACAAAGCCATTTTTGATTCATTATGCGCACCCTTTTAAGTCCATACAGAGTATTGTAGAGGTTGCGGAAAGCCTTCCTGGTGTAATTACTCCTGTAAGCTCCACCCATGAGGTACTCCAACACCAAGCCAATGTCAATCAAGGTGATTTGGTAATCTGGGGGAAGGTTTCCCTGCAGAGAAATCGACAAgagcagatgaaaaaaaaaaaaaaacaccaaaactgAACAATATGATAAAAACATCCAGCAAACGGCTTTTAGTACCTTTTTGACATCCCTAACGACTGCATGCAGAGTATTTGCAGGCCCAAGTTTCTATAAGCAGAAAAAAAGCAAGTCcaaagtttagttttagttttatcgCGAACTACAATCTCAATTATAAACAAGCTGCTCGCTACAGCCCTTATCAGATCTCCTTTTATTAGCAATTGTATAAAATGACATGTTTGCCTATATTTTCATACGGGCCTCACAGTATTGTATAACTCCTCCAGTCTTGGAATGGTGAGGAAGTGGTGAATGTTGACACCATTCTCCAGAAGCAGCTTGACGAAGTCCACCCTGTCCAGCACCAGAGCATCCATCATGGCTTGTTCCAAAGAATTTAcctgatataaaaataaatacatacataaataaagaaatcatcaaattaaaaaataaaacataaaaaatacataaaaaaacaataatataagtttattaatatttataaatCAAACAATCcgaggtgatttaaaaaaaaattataataaaaaaaaaaagtccagtttTACCCAACGAATGAGCTCCAACTTGCGTGGATCTGTTTCCTCCGGAGGTTCAGGTTTCGCTTTGCCTTTGCCCTTTCCCTTCTTGCCCCTGTTCTTGTTGCGAGGGGCATTGGCGGGACTCTTCTGCTTCTCTTGGGTCGCGGCCAGCGCGGTTGTCGTGTTGGCGATGGCACCGGCAGGCTGAccagacaaagacaaaaaaaaaaaaaaaaagatttgggcACAAGCTAGTAAGGATTAGTTAGTATAAGACAGAACTCCATTGCACTCAGAACTGTTTCTATTATTTTGATCTAGAATGATATTTGAAATTCTCTCCACCTTTTACATGACTGGTTGCTTAAATATTAGCTGGTGACTGTTTTTGTATTTCACCTGTGAAAATTGCATTTGCTGATAATATATCACTCCCTCCATCTCTCCCCCTCTAAAACGCatgggtgtttgtgtgtgataTGCAGTGTTGGGAAcgttattttataaaatttgttAATACTCATTACTTGCCCAAAAAGTAAGAGTTAGTATTTGAATTACAGTACTCcataataaaagtaacttgttaCCAGGTAAAGTAACTACTTTTCATTACTTTAAATTTCTTTTTATATAATttggatttttaattttttatattattgttttatattttatattatttctatacatttctttttatatcatataatttggatttttattttttaaaattactttaaattttatattattactaTAGATTTACTATAAATTACTGTAAATTTCTTTTTATATCAAGTAATttggatttttaattttttatattattattttatatatattatattattactatattttttatattaaatcatttggattttaaatttttttatattattgttttacattttatattattactATAAAATTCTTTTTGTATCAAataatttggatttttcatttttatattattgttttatattttatattattactgtattatatttttattttttatatctgaAATAAAACTGATGTCCAGGCTTTAGGCTTTATTAATTTTGTGTCAATATTTATGTCACACAATTGTCTTACTCCATAAcagatatatacagtatatgtacacacaagtatatatatatacatagaaaTTAGTTTTGTTGTTCCCATAAAAAAGATCCatgttatatataataataataataataataataataataatatatcacaatttagtatttttacttaattttctacTTCTGATATTTCAAATTTCTAGTTTCTGATTGCAAAACGGCCACTAGAGCATCATTGTGAGTACCTACttccgataccttaaaataaggctgggaTGGACACCGATatcaatacctggtatcggtactcgcccatccctaatatatgcctgtatattaaaaataacatgCCACATTTGTTGTCAACACTTTAAACTTGCAATGCATTATGCGTAATGCCGACTTGACCCTCATTGTGGGCCGTGCGCCACTCACAGGTAAATTATGCCCGTAGACAAAGATGTGATTGCGAGCAATGTCCACTCGGTTCCAGGCCAGAGCCAAACTGAGCTGGTCGGCCGCTGAAGCGTTCGTCCCTGATGaagacacaaacaaaatatatacagaCGCCAGAAAAGGACGAGGCAACGTGTGGTGTACCGTCGCAAGATATGTTGCTGGTGAAAGTACCTTTTAACAAAGCGGTAAGAATGGCCATTTCTATATCTTGTTGACCCTCAGAACCCATTCGAAAAACAGTGATCtatttgtgaggaagaagcaaagaaaattttgaagagaaaaaaaaaaaagaaaaaaaaaaaagatggccgcTGAGGGGGATGTTGGATGTAATGACTTGAttacattcaaatgaatggaattTGGGTTGCAAAGTGGTGGAACATTTCCAGATACTTTCACTTGAGAGTTTAATAGTGATACACTTTCAACTTTAGTAAGAATTTCCAGTTGAGATTCTAACCAGGAACTCTGTGACTGTGAGGTAGACTTACTAACCATACTCTACTACTCTCAATAAATTACTGTGCAAAGGTCTTAGTTAGGTACTAGCTTGAATGTTTTGATGACCCCAATATAGATAGACCGTTGTGTTTTTTTCAGGGCGgataccgatgccgattattagtagtcaaggaggctgatattcattttcagtaagagggggaaatattgacatcaaaatgttttaaaaatacaaatgccaatcttgaTTCGGTTGTAATGTCTTACAGCATGattattgaacttttttttttttccagacttttcaaaatgttttttttttaaatcatagacaattgccatccttttaaatttcaaacaaaacgtTCAGGGATCCACCAAAGTTATCAATACGTCTTAAGATAAATGGAAACGTAAGCAAGTAAATATCATAGCTCTCTATAGTTtcctacagtaaatatttttgaccaaatcttaaaactttcacatttctttgttttaatgtcgaacAAAAGCAAATGCTCCAGAAGTTTCCCAGGGTCAGTATAGCATCTCTTATAATATAAAGCAAACTGAAAATTAAATAGCTCCCTGAGATTAtaatggttttagatttaccttATATCGGCCATCAGATGTTAAAAAAGGCTGATaccgatattcatcaaaatgcccaacatcggcaccgataatatgcctggtctatccctaatttgcAATTATTTTGTCACAGCAAAATCTCTGATTGAACTCTGAATCCTGAGTGATGGCCATTATAacaaattatactatttttttttcggaattttgcAACCCCAAATGAAAACAAGCACATGTGATGTGTGGTGACCTGCACTTGACCTTTGCAGTGCAAGCAGCCCATTTCGACAAAAGACTTAAAAACTTGATGGCATCACATGAATGTGTCATATGTGCATTTGAGCCTAATGGGATTAGGCTGGCATGACATCATGGTCATGGAGATGTGAAATGCAAATTTGGTGAATGTTGCCGAGTGTTCCATCACTGAATattctgtgtttttatttatttattttttttgccagctgcTCACTCTGGATGCATTTAGGATGAAGAGATTACGCTACAGCACCAGACAGATTCACCTGTAGGTCATGAAACTTTTAAACAAAGAGCATACATTTTATTCAAAGTTGTCACTGTCTGGGTCTCATGACATAAAATattacgaaaaaaaaagcttgctatGATgatctatgaaaaaaaaaaaaaaaagccagtttAAGTTGCTTATCTGGGTGTGCGAGGGCATTAGGTGGTCTAATATGTGAGAGTGATAGCACTCTGGGCTGAGAGAAACCCGGCTAAGGATTATGCCGATGGATCTTCCATCTGTGTTGTGTAGTGCATGCTTAGTGTGACTTTTCCCATTCAAATGTTACCGAGTGTGCAGATTAAAAGAATCCCATCACTTTATTCCAAGTGATGCCGCTTCATTGATTCACCAAGCGGACACTTTGGAGGAACACTTTTGGGATTAAAGTGCTTTCTCTTTGCACTTTGTGCACAAGTTGACACTGAGGGTCGCCACTTTGCAACCTTTGGCTTTGATGCGTGAGGATGATGCGGATTATTCCACATGAGCACGGCGAGGAGGAGAAATGACAAGCAGGTGGTGGGGATTATGTTGATTCAATATGTTAattgaaaaaacacacatgagCGGATGAATGAGCATGGAGACCAAATGAttgatgtacattttttttattggggcGCACATCACTTTCAAACGACATTTCAAAAGAACGGTTTTATGGCCTTACTCACCAGCTCCCTCTTCTTCATGCACTCCATCACCATGAGCAGGATTTGCTGCGATTGGCTCTTGCTGTAGTTGAATGTCTTCTGAATGGTCACCAGGAGTTGGTCTCGCACGTCGTCGTTGACAagcctggaggaggaggaggaggaggagatccAAGTTTGGGGTGCACGTTTTCAAAACTAAACCTTGTTTAGGTCTTTCTTTACCTTTGtttaacctttattttatttatttatcatttaaaacaaacTATTGTTGcactttcttaaaaataaaagcttaTTCATGTTTCATTTCAATTGTCATTAAAACTGGCCCATTTACACAaaagcatttcatttttttttttttttttgagtgcccAAACTATGGTCTGGgggccatttttggtcctccatccattttgttgcgGCTTGCAGCATAAATCCAAATTAACAATTGGCCATGCAGTTTGCCTGTACTACTAGTCTCGGGACTAAAACTAGGACAGTTAATATTTCTATTAGGCCCATTAGGCCCGTTTTATATAGAGTTTTTCTACATTTacaaaaatagacaaaacaaaatttctTTTCATAACGCCCCAATGAATAAAGATAATTCAGATACAGCAGCAAATAGCAGGAATTGCGATTGCTCCAAATCAAGTCCATTTTAGCACAGATTGCTCTTGAATTTAAttcttggggggtgggggtgggggagccCTATATGGTTTGCTTTACTGCCTAACTACATtttagataaaaaaagaaaaaaatccatgtCACTATCTGGtaattttttctatttttctgagtGCACACGTGGGTGTTATTTgagcaaattattgaccaatccaaAGAGCTGAAAATGGTTTGCTCTCTTtgagcaaaaatgccatttttggggtctACTTAAAAGTGATAATCTTGGATAATCTTGGATGggatatataaaaacaataattattgtagcatattacaaattattgaACTGGTCCTGCAGGTAACCATAACTactgtgttccctcgtttatcgcgggtgttacgttGCAAAAACTACCTGCGAAATGGAAATCCgcgttttggaaaaaaaaaaaaaaaaaaaaaaaaaaaaaaaaaaattccctttaattatatatattttttcatttactatatatgttttttcgttttggtatgatttttactttttttataaatgctttttcattctttataaatatgtttttatttacattcatttttttcccattaaaagtatgttctgtttcgtttttttgttttttttaaatttacttattacagtgtacagcacagtatatattttttttatttattatatgtttttcattttggtatgatttttagtttattatgaatgctttttcatttacagtgatttttttccattaaaagtattttatttatttatttatttttttaatgtacttgttatatagcacagtatatattttgtatCTCCGGAATGTAATGTCGTGAagcgacgggacagacactGTTTCTCGTCGAGACGAATCTGTGGATGCCGTACGTCCCTGGTAGGCGTCGAGAGATACGCAACAGCGAGGCCGTGAAAGatgaacgagggaacactgtacattgtGACACCCCTCAGGTAAAGACTCACCCTCCGTCCTCTGAGAACTTATGCGCAAAAGAAATAATGTCAGAGGCGCGGCCGCTGCCGTCGCACACCACCACCGGAATGGGAGGCTCGTCTCGCAGGCTCTCCAGTGCGATGGAGATAACGTTCGGACCTCCTTCCACGATCAGACACACAAGAGGGACACCCTGGCCCAGACCTGAAGGACACACCAAAAAtagtcaatgcattttttttccaatgctgATGTGGGGACACAGAAAACACGCAAGGGGGAGAGCGAGTGAAGTCTGTGGTGACAGCTGAGCATCCCTTTGCTGTCCCTGCCTTATCTGAGCTCCAGGCATAGGATGACAAAGGGAAGCCCATGGGTCACAGAAGAAGCTCTCCGTCCACGAATACGGGGCGATCAAACCGGATTACTCGTCACTTACGGGTGTTGATCTTCTGCAGCGAGATGTGCTTCTCCAGCAGGCGGCGCAGTTTGACCTCGGAGCCGTACTTGCCGCAGGTGCCGTTGTCGGTCAGGATGAAGTGAGAGTGGCTGTTGTTGAGCACGGCCAGCTTGCTCAGCGGGTTGGCCATCGTCTGGTATGGTCTGGTCACCTGAAAGGCGACGCTTTCATCAGCTGCTTTTTCGATGAAGGGTAACCGTTGTTTCGGCTTTGCACGCTCACATCTTTCCCAATGAGGTCCTCTTTGTTCTCCAGGATGCCCCACGGGGCGATCCCGATTGCACATACTTTCCCTCGTGACTTGGACGAATGGTCTTTCAAGGCGTCTCCCACATGACGGATCACGCCTAAGGAAAACATGTTGTTGCCTTAGGAAAATGTCAGGGTACAATAGcaagcaaaaatataaaaaaataaacaaacatatttggcattttgacaaatatcggcattggcCTTTTTTTACGAACCTGAAGGCCAATAAAAGCTGGTACCTCACTGAGCGATGAATGCTTGCAATGGTAGCAAATTTATGGTTTTCATCCGGATTTGTAAGATTTTCACAGTTCTTACTTGTTGCagacattttgaacatatttagacaatttttcactgtttgCGAAAAACTTTTTACCCTTTACAaacccagacaaaaaaaaaactaattagctacattcacatgcatttgtcgctcagtgacATTAAAATttctactttataaaaaaaaattaagatgacactgggaactccctacactttttatttttaaaaataaaaaaaaaggtaaaaattaAGAAATGATGTTGAAATTTTTGATAActgtatttacagtagaaaacttttacTATTTatgtgcttagtttttaattagcTTAACACGTGTTGCTGACCCtcgaagctccctgcaattttttttatcattttaaacaaagctgtcaattggttatgtttcaaatgaaaaaaataaaaataaatacaaaaaaatattatatatatatatatatatatgcaaatgaatatcggctcgaAATATTGGTTAGCGGTCTCCTTTACTACTAATCTGTACCAGTAtctgccttgaaaaaaccatatcggtctatcacaaGTATGAGAAGGTGGATAGACAGGAAGAGCATTTAACTACTCAGCCTGTCATTATACatcactggcatagatagatgggCAAAGATGCACAAGTTGTTGTTAGAAGATGAGAACATTTGTACCAGTTTAGCCAAAGGGGATAATTTCCTCAGTGAAGCTATCATAGAAGTAGTAAGATGTAACATTCACGATGAATTGCGCCCTCAAAAAGCTCTTAATTGTAATGTTTAAACCTGTCACAATGGGTCAGTCTCCCCCCCGTCCCAGTCAGGAAATTGCAGAAGCATTATGTAATAACAGTTGAGTGCAGGGTTAATCTCCTAATGGCACTAATAGTTATTTGTTAAGTGAACAGCAAATGGAATTATTGCGGTGGCCGTCCTCACCTGTGTTGACTCCACCCGTGAAGATCCAAGCACCCGTGGTGACGGCGGCTTTAATCAGGCCTTTGCCGAAAACCTGCTTGAGTTTGGGCTGGAGGTCGAAGTTCTGGAGGCCCCCGTGCACCGAGATGAGCAACGTGGGCAGCTCCAGCTGCCAGTCCTTCACCATCAGATGCAGCAGGTTGTCTGGTTTGGTGTCGTAGGAGACTCGGATGTACTAGCGCGGAGAGGACGCGAGACGCCGTGAGATTCCAgattaaaataaatcttttgACGT from Festucalex cinctus isolate MCC-2025b chromosome 3, RoL_Fcin_1.0, whole genome shotgun sequence harbors:
- the trpm1b gene encoding transient receptor potential cation channel subfamily M member 1b isoform X3, producing the protein MDPKGPSGTFKRTSLKRSTSGSQKAQRVWIERTFLKRECIHIFPTKDVTRCSCGQLTTQHVAIPPGANSLEEAHQLVQIDTHKDKWSVIKHTRTYPTDSFGVIEFQGGGFINKAMYIRVSYDTKPDNLLHLMVKDWQLELPTLLISVHGGLQNFDLQPKLKQVFGKGLIKAAVTTGAWIFTGGVNTGVIRHVGDALKDHSSKSRGKVCAIGIAPWGILENKEDLIGKDVTRPYQTMANPLSKLAVLNNSHSHFILTDNGTCGKYGSEVKLRRLLEKHISLQKINTRLGQGVPLVCLIVEGGPNVISIALESLRDEPPIPVVVCDGSGRASDIISFAHKFSEDGGLVNDDVRDQLLVTIQKTFNYSKSQSQQILLMVMECMKKRELITVFRMGSEGQQDIEMAILTALLKGTNASAADQLSLALAWNRVDIARNHIFVYGHNLPPAGAIANTTTALAATQEKQKSPANAPRNKNRGKKGKGKGKAKPEPPEETDPRKLELIRWVNSLEQAMMDALVLDRVDFVKLLLENGVNIHHFLTIPRLEELYNTKLGPANTLHAVVRDVKKGNLPPDYQITLIDIGLVLEYLMGGAYRSNYTRKAFRNLYNTLYGLKRPKALKLLGMEDDEPRPKGKKKAKKKKEEEVDIDVDDPEVCRFKYPFHELMLWAVLMKRQKMSLFLWQRGEEAMAKALVACKLFKAMAHECSESELVDDISQDLENNSKEFGQLAYELLDQSYKHDEQVAMKLLTYELVNWSNSTCLKLAVAAKQRDFIAHTCSQMLLTDMWMGCLRIGKNPGLKVILGIIFPPLILLLDFRLGDDASYAVPGGKEEGKEKDDDTKSSKDPNDATSRKGDEEEGSANVRKIPIGKRLFEFYDAPFTKFWFNTICYLAYLMLYNYIILVKMERWPSLQEWTVIAYILTLGSEKVRQILMSEPGKLKQKISVWLEEYWNITDLVAISTFLLGLMLRLQHEPYMGYGRVIYCIDIIFWYIRVLDIFGVNKYLGPYVMMIGKMMIDMMYFVVIMLVVLMSFGVARQAILHPDEEPTWRLARNIFYMPYWMIYGEVFADSIDLYAMEINPPCGEHLYDEDGKKLPPCIPGAWLTPAIMACYLLVANILLVNLLIAVFNNTFFEVKSISNQVWKFQRYQLIMTFHDRPILPPPLIIFSHLYILFSRLFRRCARKRQDGELDEKDRGLKLRLNPEELKNLYEFEEQCVEEYFREKEDEQQSSSDERIKVTSERVENMFMRLEEVNERENTMKASLQTVDLRLAQLEELHGRMAMALEKLAGLDRLELTRTHSRNSSVCDPSGLVRQGSVNSADGYSLYRFHMDMEEFATKQKDAEDAAKSSLEKPKGHASATYALNVNEGAHGLSRSRPGSCVDILISPCEPKLASAGSSKETLASSPDQIADKNRLKPSSSPKRAKSLRHYPAEEPAACPLTKRRSMSTIIISPPDEEPAEKAQPPPAADSKSLRDVPADSQTSPVSKRRAMSGIIYRPAEAADDYTSFVEHFQSPESDGIHPTTKSEWTTLTEEQIKTRVKRNMSDGARYLSVTEERFLPSHRSLSWNAKDRKARGAAGGKRASSSERDLVDACEMNNDDTRQTK